From Chaetodon auriga isolate fChaAug3 chromosome 10, fChaAug3.hap1, whole genome shotgun sequence, a single genomic window includes:
- the LOC143326917 gene encoding uncharacterized protein LOC143326917 isoform X1 yields MPRVYIGRLSYHVREKDIQRFFSGYGKLMEIDLKNGYGFVEFEDNRDADDAVYELNGKELCGERVIVEHARGPRRDRDGYGGGYWGGGRSSGYSSRSRSGRDKYGPPVRTEYRLIVENLSSRCSWQDLKDFMRQAGEVTYADAHKERTNEGVIEFRSHSDMKRALDKLDGTDINGRKIRLVEDRPRRRRSYSGSRSRSRSRRRSRSRSRRSRSSRSRSRSRSRSRSRSDKRRHHSRSRSGRKSRSKSGERKSRSHNRRSRSRSRKSKSRSRSRKSRSRSADRKSKSRSKSRSKVKSDRDSRSRSKEMCNDKKSRSRSASPVENGKEERAAKSASRSPSPQDDCRSKSREKRSASRSKSRSRSRSRSRSASQD; encoded by the exons ATGCCTCGTGTTTATATTGGACGACTGAGCTATCATGTCCGCGAAAAAGACATTCAGAGATTTTTCAGTGGATATGGAAAGCTCATGGAAATCGACTTGAAGAATGG CTATGGATTCGTGGAGTTCGAGGATAACCGTGATGCCGACGATGCCGTGTACGAGCTGAACGGGAAGGAGTTGTGCGGAGAGCGGGTGATCGTCGAACATGCCCGGGGGCCGCGGCGAGACCGAGATGGCTACGGTGGGGGTTACTGGGGTGGTGGGCGCA GTAGCGGTTACAGCAGCCGGAGCCGCTCTGGCAGGGATAAGTACGGACCTCCAGTCCGCACAGAGTACCGTCTCATTGTGGAAAACTTGTCCAGCCGCTGCAGTTGGCAGGACCTCAAG GACTTCATGCGTCAGGCAGGTGAAGTGACGTATGCTGACGCCCACAAGGAACGCACAAATGAGGGAGTGATTGAGTTTCGGTCCCACTCAGACATGAAGAGAGCTCTGGACAAGCTGGACGGCACAGATATCAACGGGCGGAAGATTCGTCTGGTGGAGGATCGACCTCGCAGGCGAAGGTCTTACTCTGGCAGCCGCTCCAG GTCTCGTAGTCGCCGCCGCTCCCGCAGCAGGAGTCGCAGAAGCAGAAGCTCCAGGAGTCGCTCCAGATCCCGCTCCAG GTCTCGTTCCCGAAGTGACAAGAGACGTCATCATTCCCGTTCCAGATCTGGAAGGAAGTCTCGCTCCAAGTCAGGAGAAAGAAAGTCACGTTCTCACAACCGCAGGTCCCGATCTCGATCCCGCAAATCCAAGTCTCGTTCACGCTCCCGCAAATCCCGCTCCCGTTCAGCCGACCGAAAATCCAAGTCCCGCTCAAAGAGCCGTTCAAAGGTCAAGTCAGACCGGGATTCTCGCAGCCGATCCAAGGAGATGTGTAATGACAAGAAGTCCCGCAGTCGTTCAGCTTCCCCGGTGGAGAATGGGAAGGAGGAGCGCGCCGCCAAATCTGCGTCCCGCTCCCCATCCCCACAGGATGATTGTAGATCCAAGTCGAGGGAGAAGCGTTCAGCCTCCCGCTCAAAGTCCCGCTCAAGGTCTCGCTCACGATCTAGATCAGCTTCTCAGGATTAG
- the LOC143326917 gene encoding uncharacterized protein LOC143326917 isoform X2: MPRVYIGRLSYHVREKDIQRFFSGYGKLMEIDLKNGYGFVEFEDNRDADDAVYELNGKELCGERVIVEHARGPRRDRDGYGGGYWGGGRSNGYSSRSRSGRDKYGPPVRTEYRLIVENLSSRCSWQDLKDFMRQAGEVTYADAHKERTNEGVIEFRSHSDMKRALDKLDGTDINGRKIRLVEDRPRRRRSYSGSRSRSRSRRRSRSRSRRSRSSRSRSRSRSRSRSRSDKRRHHSRSRSGRKSRSKSGERKSRSHNRRSRSRSRKSKSRSRSRKSRSRSADRKSKSRSKSRSKVKSDRDSRSRSKEMCNDKKSRSRSASPVENGKEERAAKSASRSPSPQDDCRSKSREKRSASRSKSRSRSRSRSRSASQD, encoded by the exons ATGCCTCGTGTTTATATTGGACGACTGAGCTATCATGTCCGCGAAAAAGACATTCAGAGATTTTTCAGTGGATATGGAAAGCTCATGGAAATCGACTTGAAGAATGG CTATGGATTCGTGGAGTTCGAGGATAACCGTGATGCCGACGATGCCGTGTACGAGCTGAACGGGAAGGAGTTGTGCGGAGAGCGGGTGATCGTCGAACATGCCCGGGGGCCGCGGCGAGACCGAGATGGCTACGGTGGGGGTTACTGGGGTGGTGGGCGCAGTAA CGGTTACAGCAGCCGGAGCCGCTCTGGCAGGGATAAGTACGGACCTCCAGTCCGCACAGAGTACCGTCTCATTGTGGAAAACTTGTCCAGCCGCTGCAGTTGGCAGGACCTCAAG GACTTCATGCGTCAGGCAGGTGAAGTGACGTATGCTGACGCCCACAAGGAACGCACAAATGAGGGAGTGATTGAGTTTCGGTCCCACTCAGACATGAAGAGAGCTCTGGACAAGCTGGACGGCACAGATATCAACGGGCGGAAGATTCGTCTGGTGGAGGATCGACCTCGCAGGCGAAGGTCTTACTCTGGCAGCCGCTCCAG GTCTCGTAGTCGCCGCCGCTCCCGCAGCAGGAGTCGCAGAAGCAGAAGCTCCAGGAGTCGCTCCAGATCCCGCTCCAG GTCTCGTTCCCGAAGTGACAAGAGACGTCATCATTCCCGTTCCAGATCTGGAAGGAAGTCTCGCTCCAAGTCAGGAGAAAGAAAGTCACGTTCTCACAACCGCAGGTCCCGATCTCGATCCCGCAAATCCAAGTCTCGTTCACGCTCCCGCAAATCCCGCTCCCGTTCAGCCGACCGAAAATCCAAGTCCCGCTCAAAGAGCCGTTCAAAGGTCAAGTCAGACCGGGATTCTCGCAGCCGATCCAAGGAGATGTGTAATGACAAGAAGTCCCGCAGTCGTTCAGCTTCCCCGGTGGAGAATGGGAAGGAGGAGCGCGCCGCCAAATCTGCGTCCCGCTCCCCATCCCCACAGGATGATTGTAGATCCAAGTCGAGGGAGAAGCGTTCAGCCTCCCGCTCAAAGTCCCGCTCAAGGTCTCGCTCACGATCTAGATCAGCTTCTCAGGATTAG
- the LOC143326917 gene encoding uncharacterized protein LOC143326917 isoform X3, giving the protein MPRVYIGRLSYHVREKDIQRFFSGYGKLMEIDLKNGYGFVEFEDNRDADDAVYELNGKELCGERVIVEHARGPRRDRDGYGSGYSSRSRSGRDKYGPPVRTEYRLIVENLSSRCSWQDLKDFMRQAGEVTYADAHKERTNEGVIEFRSHSDMKRALDKLDGTDINGRKIRLVEDRPRRRRSYSGSRSRSRSRRRSRSRSRRSRSSRSRSRSRSRSRSRSDKRRHHSRSRSGRKSRSKSGERKSRSHNRRSRSRSRKSKSRSRSRKSRSRSADRKSKSRSKSRSKVKSDRDSRSRSKEMCNDKKSRSRSASPVENGKEERAAKSASRSPSPQDDCRSKSREKRSASRSKSRSRSRSRSRSASQD; this is encoded by the exons ATGCCTCGTGTTTATATTGGACGACTGAGCTATCATGTCCGCGAAAAAGACATTCAGAGATTTTTCAGTGGATATGGAAAGCTCATGGAAATCGACTTGAAGAATGG CTATGGATTCGTGGAGTTCGAGGATAACCGTGATGCCGACGATGCCGTGTACGAGCTGAACGGGAAGGAGTTGTGCGGAGAGCGGGTGATCGTCGAACATGCCCGGGGGCCGCGGCGAGACCGAGATGGCTACG GTAGCGGTTACAGCAGCCGGAGCCGCTCTGGCAGGGATAAGTACGGACCTCCAGTCCGCACAGAGTACCGTCTCATTGTGGAAAACTTGTCCAGCCGCTGCAGTTGGCAGGACCTCAAG GACTTCATGCGTCAGGCAGGTGAAGTGACGTATGCTGACGCCCACAAGGAACGCACAAATGAGGGAGTGATTGAGTTTCGGTCCCACTCAGACATGAAGAGAGCTCTGGACAAGCTGGACGGCACAGATATCAACGGGCGGAAGATTCGTCTGGTGGAGGATCGACCTCGCAGGCGAAGGTCTTACTCTGGCAGCCGCTCCAG GTCTCGTAGTCGCCGCCGCTCCCGCAGCAGGAGTCGCAGAAGCAGAAGCTCCAGGAGTCGCTCCAGATCCCGCTCCAG GTCTCGTTCCCGAAGTGACAAGAGACGTCATCATTCCCGTTCCAGATCTGGAAGGAAGTCTCGCTCCAAGTCAGGAGAAAGAAAGTCACGTTCTCACAACCGCAGGTCCCGATCTCGATCCCGCAAATCCAAGTCTCGTTCACGCTCCCGCAAATCCCGCTCCCGTTCAGCCGACCGAAAATCCAAGTCCCGCTCAAAGAGCCGTTCAAAGGTCAAGTCAGACCGGGATTCTCGCAGCCGATCCAAGGAGATGTGTAATGACAAGAAGTCCCGCAGTCGTTCAGCTTCCCCGGTGGAGAATGGGAAGGAGGAGCGCGCCGCCAAATCTGCGTCCCGCTCCCCATCCCCACAGGATGATTGTAGATCCAAGTCGAGGGAGAAGCGTTCAGCCTCCCGCTCAAAGTCCCGCTCAAGGTCTCGCTCACGATCTAGATCAGCTTCTCAGGATTAG